One window of the Triticum dicoccoides isolate Atlit2015 ecotype Zavitan chromosome 3B, WEW_v2.0, whole genome shotgun sequence genome contains the following:
- the LOC119275448 gene encoding uncharacterized protein LOC119275448 isoform X2 yields the protein MDLTGGEESSTHNMQISWPSLNPPAHGYIDDGGERPPFVLIEPYACFANLINGTTASTPIMFDTELEGCSIQVTFCAVHPPDVSYLCVHAVGLGDPLFTNPPRILATETDGSLLLLCVPIPIPGHPFPLGAYVNSTREEYFVYNPRVPVLEHLRHPEPGSIPCLVDGTVAIVRKCSQHQHTSNPGRKQQPHRAGVHNLALHPHGAGVHNFALQSHGAGGHKFGLQPHGAGRHDCCNCSYVIAAQSERFGSDYPCQLYLCHSNTSSWTTPSVVFETPLDNEYQTHKTIFIGGEKGTLAWVDLSGTIVLWDVLGKGRRKFRQFQLPGPIDKGSDASTRDIAVLGSSINYVVMEYFARGWKATVWSISTNSLPGEGWGIRYHLDSSNLQGLEGEPATAPYIGLPKLSLQDDGTVFFLKQVDYRDPHQPAWVLAVDMRNKTVQKVAKFIPSGLYVDYETSRISKYLKVAPGTKQITKRPGTPLLKSPSKKHTGDTDDPMTAIDVC from the exons ATGGACCTTACAGGAGGAGAGGAATCCTCGACACACAACATGCAAATCAGTTGGCCGTCCTTGAACCCCCCTGCTCACGGCTACAtcgacgacggcggcgagcggccACCCTTCGTCCTCATCGAGCCCTACGCCTGCTTCGCCAACCTCATCAACGGCAC CACCGCCAGCACCCCAATTATGTTCGACACCGAGCTCGAGGGCTGTAGCATCCAGGTCACCTTCTGCGCCGTCCACCCGCCGGACGTCTCTTACCTGTGCGTCCACGCCGTAGGCTTGGGCGACCCCCTGTTCACCAACCCGCCTCGCATCCTCGCCACCGAGACGGACGGTAGCCTCCTCCTGCTATgcgtccccatccccatccccggcCATCCTTTCCCACTCGGTGCCTACGTCAACAGCACCCGAGAAGAGTACTTCGTCTACAACCCCCGCGTCCCTGTGCTTGAGCACCTTCGGCACCCGGAACCCGGCAGCATCCCCTGCTTGGTTGACGGCACGGTTGCCATCGTGCGCAAGTGCAGCCAACACCAACACACCAGCAACCCAGGCCGCAAACAACAACCCCATCGAGCCGGCGTCCACAACTTAGCCCTACATCCCCATGGAGCCGGCGTCCACAACTTCGCCCTACAATCCCACGGAGCCGGCGGCCACAAGTTCGGCCTACAACCCCATGGAGCCGGCCGCCACGACTGCTGCAACTGCAGCTACGTCATTGCGGCGCAATCTGAAAGGTTCGGATCTGACTATCCTTGTCAACTCTACCTCTGTCACTCCAATACCTCCTCCTGGACCACTCCGTCCGTGGTATTCGAGACGCCCCTCGACAACGAATACCAAACACACAAGACAATCTTCATCGGAGGAGAAAAGGGTACTCTGGCCTGGGTCGATCTCTCTGGAACTATTGTCTTGTGGGACGTTCTCGGCAAGGGCCGCCGCAAGTTTCGCCAGTTCCAACTGCCAGGACCCATCGACAAGGGCAGCGACGCATCCACTCGGGACATTGCTGTGCTCGGTTCTTCCATCAACTATGTCGTAATGGAGTACTTTGCCCGTGGTTGGAAGGCCACTGTATGGAGCATCAGCACTAATTCCCTCCCTGGGGAGGGTTGGGGCATCCGTTACCATCTTGATTCCTCTAATTTACAAGGTCTTGAAGGTGAACCAGCTACAGCTCCTTATATTGGCCTACCCAAGCTGAGCCTCCAAGACGATGGCACTGTTTTCTTTCTCAAACAGGTTGACTACCGCGACCCACACCAACCGGCATGGGTGCTTGCTGTTGACATGAGAAACAAAACTGTCCAGAAAGTGGCCAAGTTTATTCCCTCTGGTTTGTACGTCGACTATGAAACAAGCAGGATTTCCAAATATCTCAAAGTTGCTCCAG GTACAAAGCAAATAACGAAAAGACCTGGGACGCCATTGCTGAAATCCCCTAGCAAGAAACATACTGGAGACACAGATGACCCTATGACGGCGATTGATGTGTGTTAG
- the LOC119275448 gene encoding uncharacterized protein LOC119275448 isoform X1, with amino-acid sequence MDLTGGEESSTHNMQISWPSLNPPAHGYIDDGGERPPFVLIEPYACFANLINGTTASTPIMFDTELEGCSIQVTFCAVHPPDVSYLCVHAVGLGDPLFTNPPRILATETDGSLLLLCVPIPIPGHPFPLGAYVNSTREEYFVYNPRVPVLEHLRHPEPGSIPCLVDGTVAIVRKCSQHQHTSNPGRKQQPHRAGVHNLALHPHGAGVHNFALQSHGAGGHKFGLQPHGAGRHDCCNCSYVIAAQSERFGSDYPCQLYLCHSNTSSWTTPSVVFETPLDNEYQTHKTIFIGGEKGTLAWVDLSGTIVLWDVLGKGRRKFRQFQLPGPIDKGSDASTRDIAVLGSSINYVVMEYFARGWKATVWSISTNSLPGEGWGIRYHLDSSNLQGLEGEPATAPYIGLPKLSLQDDGTVFFLKQVDYRDPHQPAWVLAVDMRNKTVQKVAKFIPSGLYVDYETSRISKYLKVAPGTKQITKRPGTPLLKSPSKKHTGDTDDPMTAIDVC; translated from the exons ATGGACCTTACAGGAGGAGAGGAATCCTCGACACACAACATGCAAATCAGTTGGCCGTCCTTGAACCCCCCTGCTCACGGCTACAtcgacgacggcggcgagcggccACCCTTCGTCCTCATCGAGCCCTACGCCTGCTTCGCCAACCTCATCAACGGCACCACCGCCAGCACCCCAATTATGTTCGACACCGAGCTCGAGGGCTGTAGCATCCAGGTCACCTTCTGCGCCGTCCACCCGCCGGACGTCTCTTACCTGTGCGTCCACGCCGTAGGCTTGGGCGACCCCCTGTTCACCAACCCGCCTCGCATCCTCGCCACCGAGACGGACGGTAGCCTCCTCCTGCTATgcgtccccatccccatccccggcCATCCTTTCCCACTCGGTGCCTACGTCAACAGCACCCGAGAAGAGTACTTCGTCTACAACCCCCGCGTCCCTGTGCTTGAGCACCTTCGGCACCCGGAACCCGGCAGCATCCCCTGCTTGGTTGACGGCACGGTTGCCATCGTGCGCAAGTGCAGCCAACACCAACACACCAGCAACCCAGGCCGCAAACAACAACCCCATCGAGCCGGCGTCCACAACTTAGCCCTACATCCCCATGGAGCCGGCGTCCACAACTTCGCCCTACAATCCCACGGAGCCGGCGGCCACAAGTTCGGCCTACAACCCCATGGAGCCGGCCGCCACGACTGCTGCAACTGCAGCTACGTCATTGCGGCGCAATCTGAAAGGTTCGGATCTGACTATCCTTGTCAACTCTACCTCTGTCACTCCAATACCTCCTCCTGGACCACTCCGTCCGTGGTATTCGAGACGCCCCTCGACAACGAATACCAAACACACAAGACAATCTTCATCGGAGGAGAAAAGGGTACTCTGGCCTGGGTCGATCTCTCTGGAACTATTGTCTTGTGGGACGTTCTCGGCAAGGGCCGCCGCAAGTTTCGCCAGTTCCAACTGCCAGGACCCATCGACAAGGGCAGCGACGCATCCACTCGGGACATTGCTGTGCTCGGTTCTTCCATCAACTATGTCGTAATGGAGTACTTTGCCCGTGGTTGGAAGGCCACTGTATGGAGCATCAGCACTAATTCCCTCCCTGGGGAGGGTTGGGGCATCCGTTACCATCTTGATTCCTCTAATTTACAAGGTCTTGAAGGTGAACCAGCTACAGCTCCTTATATTGGCCTACCCAAGCTGAGCCTCCAAGACGATGGCACTGTTTTCTTTCTCAAACAGGTTGACTACCGCGACCCACACCAACCGGCATGGGTGCTTGCTGTTGACATGAGAAACAAAACTGTCCAGAAAGTGGCCAAGTTTATTCCCTCTGGTTTGTACGTCGACTATGAAACAAGCAGGATTTCCAAATATCTCAAAGTTGCTCCAG GTACAAAGCAAATAACGAAAAGACCTGGGACGCCATTGCTGAAATCCCCTAGCAAGAAACATACTGGAGACACAGATGACCCTATGACGGCGATTGATGTGTGTTAG